The sequence TATCAAATTTACTCCTTAGAAGTTTGAAAAAGACAAAGGGACATATTATAAATGTAGCTTCAATTGAAGCTACAAGACATTCAAAGTTTTCAGCACTTTATACTGCTACAAAATCAGGACTTAGGAATTTTGGTTTAGCACTATTTGAAGAGCTTAGACGAAGTGATGTAAAAGTTACAACAATAAATCCAGACCTTACAAAAACAAATTTTTTCGACGATTTTAATTTTGAACCAGGAGATAGTAAAAATTCATATCTAATAGCAGACGATATTGCAAAAAGTGTATTAGAAATCATAAATTATAATGGTGTTATTACTGATATAACAATTAGGCCTCAAAAACTAGAGATAAAAAAGAAGATTTAATATGAATGATAAAAACATAGAACAGCTTGATCAATTAGTTGAAATACTTAATAGTGAAATATTAGAGTTTAAAACAGATAATAACAATAGCGTTCACCCTTATGATATCTCTGAACAACTTTTAAAACTTAGAGATATTGATGAAGATGAATACTCTAAAATGCTTAAAAGAATTCCAAGTGCTCTTCTTGCTGAAGTTTTATCTGAGATGCCAGATATTGTTCAAGAAGAGATTAGTGATCATATCAGTACTAAAAAAATAGTTGCAATTACATCGAGTATGGATACCGATGATGCAGCTGACTTTATCCAAAATATTTCTGAAGATAATGAAGAATTAGCACAAGAGATTTTAGAAAGTTTTGATGATGAAGATAAAGAGTTACTTGAACAACTTATCTCTTATA is a genomic window of Arcobacter sp. F2176 containing:
- a CDS encoding SDR family oxidoreductase, with the protein product MKAIVTGYNSGIGKAISDILESNAYEVIKLKSRLNDFDSLEKEIKSLLKENDINILVNCAGIGIFKPHEEISLAKIKELIDVNLTAPIILSNLLLRSLKKTKGHIINVASIEATRHSKFSALYTATKSGLRNFGLALFEELRRSDVKVTTINPDLTKTNFFDDFNFEPGDSKNSYLIADDIAKSVLEIINYNGVITDITIRPQKLEIKKKI